From Arctopsyche grandis isolate Sample6627 chromosome 12, ASM5162203v2, whole genome shotgun sequence, one genomic window encodes:
- the Gga gene encoding ADP-ribosylation factor-binding protein Gga gives MEVVLTSLDALLHKATSANLERPDPAALEAFCAILADSPNGAYIATRVIASRIRSPHPTEALLALEVLDACMKRCDSAFHAEVDKFRFLNEMIKLVSPKYYGNKTAPAVRQKVLSLMHSWTVDYPREIKIKDAYEMLKKQGVVKETPPIPPPEDSPATVPKTRTKESIFEDEERSKMLQKLLQSKNPDDLQAANRLIKTMVREGERKIEAVTRQVTELQTVHNNVRLLDEMLEQYRPSVSSPEDLELIKELHSECTRLRPTVFKIAAEIQQNEDMLNEVLEVSDDLSKVLDKYTFTILHGKALERTSKQKKPAVINGDGDSLLDLATPSNSAVNNGDQEINKKSNLEELGDIFSTVDNSKKLCNALEVNSVPTLQPISLITSDKDNGTNAKINTQSVNKGMEELNALGEGLLKSSLPPSCKPVLNFNNQRSDKVPMNLMGKSQPSQESDASVYAVQKNPTDLLDLDFLISKTLHTEKKLAPQNLSSDDIMVDISSDDTLIDPKGKSNGDDLDMSLLDCLKSLNVNEEPSSSKKQTPNEAAPKPADPPVPKPPESTEVQSRVSEVKSLNDINIGLESIKASDVSPLVAFEESDGITVVLHFARNKPRPDVFVIVVSSTSRNPHPIVEYKFHAVVPKGCKIRQLPQSGDNFPAFTPFLPPAAVTQILLIAHPIVENPLPVFLKFVVSYVCQEDSISEMGEINELPLNDI, from the exons ATAAAGCGACCAGTGCAAATTTGGAACGCCCCGATCCCGCTGCTTTGGAAGCCTTCTGCGCAATCCTAGCCGACTCCCCAAATGGAGCTTACATCGCGACCAGAGTCATCGCTTCCAGGATAAGATCGCCCCATCCAACGGAGGCTCTGCTCGCACTCGAAGTCCTCGATGCTTGCATGAAGCGATGCGACTCTGCATTCCATGCCGAGGTCGACAAGTTTCGATTCTTAAATGAGATGATCAAACTTGTATCGCCCAAATATTATGGAAACAAAACAGCACCAGCCGTCAGACAGAAg GTGCTGTCGTTGATGCACAGCTGGACCGTTGATTACCCGCGCGAGATAAAAATCAAGGACGCTTACGAGATGCTCAAGAAACAGGGTGTCGTTAAAGAAACGCCTCCGATTCCTCCACCTGAAGATTCGCCAGCAACGGTTCCAAAGACTCGCACCAAAGAGAGTATCTTCGAAGACGAGGAGCGATCCAAGATGCTGCAGAAGCTGTTGCAGAGTAAAAATCCGGACGATTTGCAGGCAGCGAATCGTCTAATCAAAACTATGGTCCGAGAG GGTGAGCGAAAGATCGAGGCTGTGACCCGTCAAGTTACCGAGTTGCAAACGGTGCATAATAATGTTCGGCTGTTGGACGAGATGTTGGAACAGTATCGTCCGAGTGTGAGCTCACCTGAGGATTTGGAGTTGATCAAAGAATTGCATTCCGAGTGTACTAGGCTTCGGCCTACTGTGTTTAAAATTGCCGCTGAGATACAGCAGAATGAAGATATGTTGA ATGAGGTTCTAGAAGTGAGTGACGATCTGAGCAAAGTATTAGATAAGTACACGTTTACAATTCTGCACGGGAAAGCCTTGGAGAGGAcgagtaaacaaaaaaaaccgGCTGTGATAAACGGCGACGGCGACTCGTTGTTGGATCTGGCGACGCCGTCTAATTCGGCTGTGAACAACGGCGAtcaggaaataaataaaaagtcaaatcTCGAGGAGTTAGGTGATATTTTTTCTACTGTAGATAATTCTAAGAAATTGTGTAACGCGCTAGAAGTCAATTCCGTACCTACTTTGCAGCCTATTAGCTTAATTACTTCAG ATAAAGATAATGGAACTAATGCTAAAATAAACACACAGAGTGTTAATAAAGGCATGGAGGAATTGAACGCATTGGGTGAAGGACTTTTAAAATCGTCTCTACCGCCGAGTTGCAAAccagtattaaattttaataa TCAAAGATCCGACAAAGTGCCTATGAATTTGATGGGAAAATCTCAACCGTCACAAGAAAGTGACGCTAGCGTATATGCCGTGCAGAAAAATCCCACCGACTTATTAGATCTCGATTTTCTCATAAGCAAAACGCTACACACGGAGAAAAAATTGGCACCTCAGAACCTATCATCGGACGATATCATGGTCGACATATCTTCCGACGACACTCTAATAGACCCCAAAGGAAAGTCCAACGGCGACGATTTAGACATGTCCTTACTGGATTGTTTGAAGAGCCTCAACGTGAATGAAGAGCCGAGTTCTTCCAAGAAGCAAACTCCGAACGAAGCCGCACCCAAACCGGCCGACCCACCGGTACCTAAGCCGCCTGAAAGCACGGAAGTTCAGAGCAGAGTGAGCGAAGTCAAGTCGCTAAACGATATTAATATAGGATTAGAATCGATCAAAGCGAGCGACGTATCTCCGCTGGTAGCTTTCGAGGAATCGGACGGCATCACTGTCGTGTTGCACTTTGCAAGGAACAAGCCCAGACCTGATGTATTTGTCATCGTTGTGTCGAGCACTAGTCGGAATCCCCATCCTATTGTAGAGTATAAATTTCATGCAGTCGTTCCAAag GGCTGCAAGATACGTCAGCTGCCGCAATCCGGAGACAATTTCCCAGCATTTACACCGTTCTTGCCGCCGGCCGCAGTGACGCAGATCCTCCTGATAGCGCATCCTATCGTCGAAAATCCACTTccagtatttttaaagtttGTCGTGTCGTACGTCTGCCAAGAAGACAGCATCTCCGAAATGGgggaaattaatgaattaccgTTGAACGATATTTAA
- the Lst8 gene encoding MTOR associated protein, LST8 isoform X2 produces the protein MTADSTNAAAGEQVIFVTGGYDHTIKLWQAHSGVCLRTMQHPDSQVNALEITPDKQMIAACGFQHVKMYDLVSSNPDPLYSYNGITKNISKAGFQEDGKWMYTGSEDSTARIWDFRSRSCQRIFQVQAPVNAVCLHPNQTEIIIGDQSGIIHLWDLRTDQNEQLVLDSDFSIQDISIDAAGCLMAAVNNRGSCYIWSLTEGIDEKPTKLNPKHKFSVHPKYALRCQFSPDSSLLVTTSGDGTARVWSMKDFSLVKELTHANQRWVWDAAFSADSQYVFTGSSDGNARLWNVNSGSIERVYSGHQKAITALVFRDEII, from the exons ATGACGGCAGATTCTACAAATGCAGCAGCTGGAGAACAAGTAATCTTTGTAACGGGCGGCTACGATCACACTATCAAACTATGGCAAGCTCACAGCGGGGTGTGTTTGAGAACCATGCAACATCCAGACTCA CAAGTGAACGCGTTAGAAATCACCCCAGACAAGCAGATGATCGCTGCTTGCGGATTTCAACACGTGAAAATGTACGATCTAGTCAGCTCTAATCCCGATCCCTTATATAGTTATAACGGAATAACGAAGAACATATCGAAAGCAGGATTTCAA GAAGATGGTAAATGGATGTATACTGGAAGTGAAGACTCGACAGCAAGAATATGGGATTTCAG atCCAGATCATGTCAAAGAATATTCCAAGTCCAAGCACCGGTCAACGCAGTATGTTTGCACCCAAATCAAACCGAAATCATTATCGGAGACCAGAGTGGCATCATCCATCTGTGGGATCTCAGAACGGATCAAAACGAACAATTG GTTCTGGATTCAGATTTCTCCATACAAGATATATCCATAGATGCGGCAGGATGTCTGATGGCTGCTGTGAACAATCGCGGCTCATGTTACATTTGGTCGCTGACTGAAGGCATCGACGAGAAGCCAACAAAGTTGAATCCTAAACATAAATTCAGCGTTCATCCGAAATACGCTCTACGTTGTCAATTCAGTCCAGACTCgag TTTATTAGTGACGACTTCTGGTGATGGAACGGCGCGAGTTTGGAGCATGAAAGACTTTAGTCTGGTTAAAGAATTGACTCATGCTAATCAGAGGTGGGTATGGGATGCTGCTTTCAGTGCCGATTCACAATACGTCTTCACAG GGTCATCTGATGGAAATGCTCGTCTTTGGAATGTGAACAGTGGTTCGATCGAACGGGTTTATTCCGGTCATCAAAAAGCCATAACAGCCCTCGTCTTCCGAGACGAAATTATATAA
- the Lst8 gene encoding MTOR associated protein, LST8 isoform X1 — MTADSTNAAAGEQVIFVTGGYDHTIKLWQAHSGVCLRTMQHPDSQVNALEITPDKQMIAACGFQHVKMYDLVSSNPDPLYSYNGITKNISKAGFQEDGKWMYTGSEDSTARIWDFRSRSCQRIFQVQAPVNAVCLHPNQTEIIIGDQSGIIHLWDLRTDQNEQLVLDSDFSIQDISIDAAGCLMAAVNNRGSCYIWSLTEGIDEKPTKLNPKHKFSVHPKYALRCQFSPDSSLLVTTSGDGTARVWSMKDFSLVKELTHANQRWVWDAAFSADSQYVFTGGFFNCYMQLYIYFDVDFNFEFIITGSSDGNARLWNVNSGSIERVYSGHQKAITALVFRDEII, encoded by the exons ATGACGGCAGATTCTACAAATGCAGCAGCTGGAGAACAAGTAATCTTTGTAACGGGCGGCTACGATCACACTATCAAACTATGGCAAGCTCACAGCGGGGTGTGTTTGAGAACCATGCAACATCCAGACTCA CAAGTGAACGCGTTAGAAATCACCCCAGACAAGCAGATGATCGCTGCTTGCGGATTTCAACACGTGAAAATGTACGATCTAGTCAGCTCTAATCCCGATCCCTTATATAGTTATAACGGAATAACGAAGAACATATCGAAAGCAGGATTTCAA GAAGATGGTAAATGGATGTATACTGGAAGTGAAGACTCGACAGCAAGAATATGGGATTTCAG atCCAGATCATGTCAAAGAATATTCCAAGTCCAAGCACCGGTCAACGCAGTATGTTTGCACCCAAATCAAACCGAAATCATTATCGGAGACCAGAGTGGCATCATCCATCTGTGGGATCTCAGAACGGATCAAAACGAACAATTG GTTCTGGATTCAGATTTCTCCATACAAGATATATCCATAGATGCGGCAGGATGTCTGATGGCTGCTGTGAACAATCGCGGCTCATGTTACATTTGGTCGCTGACTGAAGGCATCGACGAGAAGCCAACAAAGTTGAATCCTAAACATAAATTCAGCGTTCATCCGAAATACGCTCTACGTTGTCAATTCAGTCCAGACTCgag TTTATTAGTGACGACTTCTGGTGATGGAACGGCGCGAGTTTGGAGCATGAAAGACTTTAGTCTGGTTAAAGAATTGACTCATGCTAATCAGAGGTGGGTATGGGATGCTGCTTTCAGTGCCGATTCACAATACGTCTTCACAGGTGGATTTTTTAACTGTTATATGCAATTGTATATATACTTTGATgtcgattttaattttgaattcattATAACAGGGTCATCTGATGGAAATGCTCGTCTTTGGAATGTGAACAGTGGTTCGATCGAACGGGTTTATTCCGGTCATCAAAAAGCCATAACAGCCCTCGTCTTCCGAGACGAAATTATATAA
- the HmgD gene encoding high mobility group protein D, translating into MTEKPKRPMSAYMLWLNSAREQIKSENPGLKVTDIAKKGGEMWRAMKDKTVWEDKAAKAKEQYTKDLEAFNANGGGGEPKKAAKRGKKVAKKPVIKSKKKKNETDDEESEEEEESD; encoded by the exons ATGACTGAGAAACCGAAGCGTCCCATGTCCGCGTACATGCTGTGGCTCAACAGCGCGCGTGAACAGATCAAGTCCGAGAACCCCGGACTCAAAGTCACAGACATTGCCAAGAAAGGCGGAGAGATGTGGCGAGCGATGAAGGACAAAACC GTATGGGAAGATAAAGCAGCGAAGGCAAAAGAACAGTACACGAAAGATCTAGAAGCGTTCAACGCCAACGGAGGAGGTGGTGAGCCCAAAAAGGCCGCCAAGCGAGGGAAGAAAGTCGCCAAGAAACCCGTAATC AAAAGCAAAAAGAAGAAGAACGAGACAGACGATGAAGAATCtgaagaggaagaagaaagCGATTGA
- the Ssrp gene encoding structure specific recognition protein, which yields MEFLEYSDISAEVKGSMVPGRLKMTDQNIIFKNSKTGKVEQISSNDMELVNFQRFVGSWGLRIFMKNGILHRFGGFKEGEQEKVAKFFKSNYDKDMLEKELSLKGWNWGTAKFTGALLSFNVGSRTAFEIPLNNVSQCNTGKNEITLEFHQNDDTPVSLMEMRFHIPTSEMAGDLDPVDAFHEQVMNKASVISVSGDAIAIFRELQCLTPRGRYDIKIFHSFFQLHGKTFDYKIPMTTVLRLFLLPHKDSRQMFFIVSLDPPIKQGQTRYHFLVLLFGKEEETTIVLPFSKEELKEKYEDKITKELSGPTYEVLGKIMKVIINRRLTGPGNFVGHTGTPAIGCSYKATAGLLYPLEKGFIYVHKPPIHIRFEEIASVNFARSGGSTRSFDFEVELKSGTVHTFSSIEKEEYSKLFDFISSKKLHVKNTGKSDKQSYKDDFGDSDAENEPDAYLARVKAEAKERDEDGGGGEGGEDSDESTDEDFKPDQQDSDVAEEYDTNHTDSDSESGSGGGAGSDGSQKKKKKKKAKSAKTIPEKGTTTRKKKTSSRKKKDSNAPKRPTTAFMIWLNETRKDIMEENPGIKVTEIAKKGGEMWREMKDKSKWEEKAQKSKDDYVKAMKDYKESGGKASSAEEDSGVSKPKKPKSNNIKKEVPAGRSSGGGTEFKSKEYISDDSSTSEDEKSKKKGKGKDKDKKSKGKDKKPSASKKSSSEKDSAASSEEEGEEEEEEVNSDSD from the exons ATGGAATTTTTGGAGTACTCTGATATATCAGCTGAAGTAAAAGGCTCCATG gtGCCTGGACGATTAAAGATGACAGACCAAAACATCATATTCAAAAACAGCAAAACTGGAAAAGTAGAACAAATCTCTTCCAACGACATGGAACTTGTAAATTTCCAACGCTTCGTCGGCTCTTGGGGATTGAGAATATTTATGAAGAATGGCATTCTTCACAGATTTGGTGGTTTCAAAGAAGGA GAGCAAGAAAAAGTTGCCaagttttttaaatcaaattatgaTAAGGATATGTTAGAAAAGGAATTATCGTTAAAAGGCTGGAATTGGGGTACAGCCAAATTTACTGGAGCTCTTCTTAGTTTTAATGTCGGCAGCAGAACAGCTTTCGAAATTCCATTGAATAATGTCTCTCAGTGTAATACAGGGAAAAATGAAATAACCTTGGAATTCCATCAG AATGACGATACCCCCGTCTCATTAATGGAAATGCGCTTTCACATTCCGACTAGCGAAATGGCTGGTGATCTTGATCCTGTGGATGCATTCCATGAACAAGTTATGAACAAAGCTAGTGTTATATCTGTGTCCGGTGATGCTATTGCTATATTTAGAGAATTGCAATGCCTTACACCTCg TGGTCGTTATGACATCAAAATATTCCACTCGTTTTTCCAACTTCACGGAAAgacatttgattataaaattccaATGACTACTGTACTTCGACTGTTTTTGCTGCCCCATAAAGATTCAAGACAAATGTTTTTCATTGTCTCGTTGGATCCCCCGATCAAACAGGGACAAACCCGCTACCATTTCTTAGTACTACTTTTtggtaaagaagaagaaactaCTATAGTATTACCATTCtcaaa AGAAGAACTAAAGGAAAAGTATGAGGATAAAATCACAAAAGAATTATCTGGTCCTACTTATGAAGTTCTAGGTAAAATAATGAAAGTTATTATTAACAGAAGATTAACAGGTCCTGGAAATTTTGTTGG TCACACTGGGACTCCTGCAATAGGTTGTTCTTATAAAGCTACAGCTGGTCTATTGTATCCTTTAGAAAAAGGCTTTATATATGTTCATAAGCCTCCGATACATATTCGTTTCGAAGAAATCGCCTCAGTTAACTTTGCCAGGAGTGGTGGTTCTACACG ATCTTTCGACTTTGAAGTAGAATTAAAGTCAGGAACCGTACACACTTTTAGCAGCATCGAAAAAGAAGAATATAGTAAACTTTTCGATTTCATATCGTCTAAAAAACTACACGTGAAGAATACTGGCAAAtct gatAAACAATCGTACAAAGATGACTTTGGTGATTCTGATGCAGAAAATGAACCAGATGCATATTTGGCTCGTGTCAAAGCAGAAGCCAAAGAACGAGATGAGGACGGTGGTGGTGGAGAGGGCGGTGAGGATTCTGATGAAAGTACCGATGAGGATTTCAAACCCGACCAACAAGATTCAGATGTTGCTGAAGA GTATGATACTAACCACACTGATTCCGATTCTGAATCTGGTTCCGGAGGTGGTGCTGGATCTGATGGAAGTCAaaagaaaaagaagaagaaaaaagccAAGAGTGCAAAAACAATT CCAGAGAAAGGTACTACTACACGTAAGAAGAAGACTTCTTCGCGTAAGAAAAAAGACTCCAATGCTCCAAAACGTCCTACGACTGCATTTATGATATGGTTGAACGAAACTCGTAAggatataatggaagaaaaccCTGGTATTAAGGTTACCGAAATTGCAAAGAAAGGAGGTGAAATGTGGAGAGAAATGAAGGATAAATCG aaatgggAAGAAAAGGCCCAAAAATCCAAGGATGACTATGTAAAAGCCATGAAAGACTATAAAGAAAGTGGTGGAAAAGCATCTAGTGCCGAAGAAGACAGTGGTGTTTCAAAGCCAAAAAAACCCAAgagtaataatattaaaaaggaAGTGCCGGCTGGTAGAAGTTCTGGTGGTGGTACCGAATTTAAAAGTAAGGAGTATATCAGTGATGATTCATCGACATCAGAAGATGAAAAGTCCAAGAAAAAG ggTAAAGGTAAAGATAAAGATAAGAAATCAAAAGGAAAAGATAAAAAACCTTCAGCTAGTAAAAAATCTTCATCCGAAAAAGATTCAGCTGCCTCTAGTGAAGAGGAAggggaagaagaagaagaggaaGTTAACAGTGAtagtgattaa